In a single window of the Actinomycetota bacterium genome:
- a CDS encoding class I SAM-dependent methyltransferase translates to MVERSRWVEITDANPEHSAWYIERFRQMAANGDDLAGEARFVDALVGRGARILDAGCGPGRVGGFLGAAGHDVVGVDVDPRLIAAAEQDHPGPLWLVGDLAELDLPEQGITEGFDAIVCAGNVMTFLAPSTRGEVLRRLGLHLREQGRIAVGFGLARGYDLDDFLGDIADADLLPDDLFSTWDMRPFTGDSDFVVALLSFSRL, encoded by the coding sequence GTGGTCGAACGCAGCCGGTGGGTCGAGATCACCGACGCCAATCCAGAGCATTCGGCCTGGTACATCGAGCGGTTCCGCCAGATGGCGGCCAACGGTGACGACTTGGCCGGCGAGGCCCGCTTCGTCGACGCGCTGGTGGGTCGCGGGGCGCGCATCCTCGACGCCGGGTGCGGCCCCGGGCGGGTGGGGGGCTTCCTCGGCGCTGCGGGTCACGACGTGGTCGGCGTCGACGTCGACCCGAGGCTGATCGCCGCGGCCGAGCAGGACCATCCCGGCCCGCTCTGGTTGGTGGGCGACCTGGCCGAGCTCGACCTGCCCGAGCAGGGGATCACCGAGGGCTTCGACGCCATCGTCTGTGCGGGCAACGTGATGACGTTCCTCGCGCCGAGCACCAGGGGTGAGGTGTTGCGCCGGCTGGGGCTGCACCTGCGGGAGCAGGGCCGCATCGCCGTCGGCTTCGGTCTTGCCAGGGGCTACGACCTGGACGACTTCCTCGGCGACATCGCCGATGCCGACCTGTTGCCCGACGACCTGTTCTCCACGTGGGACATGCGCCCGTTCACCGGCGACTCCGACTTCGTGGTCGCTCTGCTGAGCTTCTCCCGCCTCTAG
- a CDS encoding class I SAM-dependent RNA methyltransferase yields the protein MDRRRITLRVDKVVAGGDGLGREDTGRVVLVTGALPGELVVAEIDRERRDVAFARTVEVIEPTAARRTPPCPAVERGCGGCGWQHVEVDAQRELKRQIVVEALERTGRIADPAVTVAPALPDERYRTTVRLAVDAEGRVGFRAARRHDVVAVTDCLVAHPLLSELLGRLRLPDGEEIVLRVGAATAERAAWWTPAQLARPASLPDDVQTGRRGHVHEVVGGRRLRVGNGAFFQPSREAAEAIVDAVRRSAGPARDWPAGAVVDAYGGVGLFAATVVPADRPVVVVESAAPACADAAVNLAGHRAEVVNRQVESWQPCPAALVIADPARAGLGRQAAQRLAATGTPLLVLVSCDPVSLARDAGLLREHGYRLAGAEVIDTFPNTTHVEVVTRFERVGTG from the coding sequence GTGGACCGGCGCAGGATCACCCTCCGGGTCGACAAGGTGGTCGCCGGCGGAGACGGGCTCGGGCGCGAGGACACCGGGCGGGTGGTGCTCGTCACCGGGGCGCTACCCGGTGAGCTGGTCGTGGCCGAGATCGACCGCGAGCGCCGTGACGTGGCCTTTGCCCGCACGGTCGAGGTGATCGAGCCAACTGCTGCGCGACGCACTCCGCCCTGCCCGGCGGTCGAGCGCGGCTGCGGCGGTTGTGGCTGGCAACACGTCGAGGTCGACGCCCAGCGCGAGTTGAAGCGACAGATCGTCGTCGAAGCGCTGGAGCGCACCGGCCGCATCGCCGATCCTGCCGTGACCGTCGCCCCGGCGCTCCCCGACGAGCGCTACCGCACGACGGTTCGTCTCGCGGTCGACGCTGAGGGCCGGGTGGGGTTCCGCGCCGCGCGGCGCCACGACGTCGTGGCGGTCACGGACTGCCTGGTCGCCCACCCGCTGCTTTCCGAGCTGCTCGGTCGTTTGCGTCTTCCGGATGGGGAGGAGATCGTGCTCCGCGTGGGCGCGGCCACCGCCGAGCGCGCCGCCTGGTGGACGCCCGCGCAGCTGGCGCGCCCCGCATCGCTGCCCGACGACGTGCAGACCGGTCGGCGGGGTCATGTCCACGAAGTGGTCGGCGGACGGAGGCTGCGTGTCGGCAACGGCGCCTTTTTCCAGCCGTCACGAGAGGCGGCCGAGGCGATCGTCGACGCCGTGCGCCGAAGCGCGGGCCCCGCCAGGGACTGGCCGGCGGGCGCCGTCGTGGACGCGTACGGCGGCGTCGGGCTGTTCGCCGCGACCGTGGTCCCCGCGGACCGGCCGGTGGTCGTGGTCGAGTCCGCTGCCCCAGCGTGCGCGGACGCGGCCGTCAACCTGGCAGGCCACCGGGCCGAGGTGGTGAATCGCCAGGTCGAGTCGTGGCAGCCGTGTCCGGCCGCGCTCGTGATCGCCGATCCAGCCCGCGCCGGGCTCGGCCGGCAGGCCGCGCAACGCCTGGCGGCCACCGGCACCCCACTGCTCGTGCTCGTCTCCTGCGACCCGGTGTCGCTCGCCCGCGACGCCGGGCTGTTGCGCGAGCACGGCTACCGCCTCGCCGGCGCCGAGGTGATCGACACGTTCCCGAACACGACGCACGTCGAGGTGGTCACCCGCTTCGAGCGTGTGGGCACCGGCTGA
- a CDS encoding NAD(P)H-dependent oxidoreductase yields the protein MSAASLRALVVCANPNAQSFSHALAAAAREGLERGGHDVTTIDLYADGYRGAMSADERAAYHGERPVLDEAVARHIELVQQSQILVFVYPTWWSGMPAILKGWLERTMVPGVGFVFHPRTHRVKPGLTHVRHIVGISTYGSSRAYVATINDNGRRALSRALRMSTGWRTRCHWLGLYGIDTSTADERAAFVERVKERTGRLT from the coding sequence TTGTCGGCAGCATCCCTGCGCGCACTCGTCGTCTGCGCCAACCCCAACGCGCAGAGCTTCAGCCACGCCCTTGCCGCCGCGGCGCGCGAGGGACTCGAACGCGGCGGCCACGACGTGACGACGATCGACCTGTACGCCGATGGCTACCGGGGCGCGATGTCGGCCGACGAACGGGCCGCGTACCACGGCGAGCGGCCCGTGCTCGACGAAGCGGTGGCCCGGCACATCGAGCTGGTGCAGCAGTCGCAGATCCTGGTCTTCGTCTACCCGACGTGGTGGAGCGGCATGCCGGCGATCCTGAAGGGCTGGTTGGAACGCACGATGGTGCCCGGCGTCGGGTTCGTGTTCCACCCCCGCACGCACCGCGTGAAGCCCGGGCTGACCCACGTGCGCCACATCGTCGGGATCAGCACCTACGGCTCCTCCCGGGCCTACGTGGCCACGATCAACGACAACGGCCGGCGAGCCCTGTCGAGGGCGCTACGCATGTCCACCGGGTGGCGCACCCGCTGCCACTGGCTCGGCCTCTACGGGATCGACACCAGCACCGCCGACGAGCGCGCCGCGTTCGTCGAGCGCGTCAAAGAGCGCACGGGTCGTCTGACGTGA
- a CDS encoding YraN family protein has product MSDGSGNANRARGAWAEEQVARWYRASGYEVLDRNWWCEHGELDIVAGKGTLVVFCEVKARATGAFESPSLAVGFAKQRRLRRVAAVWLAVSGRRGVEVRFDVAAMTGVHLEVLENAF; this is encoded by the coding sequence ATGTCCGACGGATCCGGGAACGCGAACCGCGCCCGTGGCGCGTGGGCGGAAGAGCAGGTGGCCCGCTGGTACCGGGCGAGCGGTTACGAGGTGCTCGATCGCAACTGGTGGTGTGAGCACGGCGAGCTCGACATCGTGGCCGGCAAGGGCACGTTGGTGGTGTTCTGCGAGGTGAAGGCACGAGCCACCGGCGCGTTCGAGAGCCCCTCGCTGGCCGTCGGCTTCGCGAAGCAGCGCCGGTTGCGGCGGGTGGCCGCGGTCTGGCTGGCGGTGAGCGGGCGACGTGGTGTCGAGGTGCGCTTCGACGTCGCGGCGATGACCGGGGTGCACCTCGAGGTGCTCGAGAACGCGTTCTGA
- the rpe gene encoding ribulose-phosphate 3-epimerase, whose translation MSLPVQIAPSVLTADLARLGEEMVALEAAGVDLVQWDVMDGQFVPNLTFGPDVIAAARRHTTVPFEAHLMVLTPDVLAERYVEAGCSRLIVHAEACPHLHRTLGNVASMGATAGVALNPATPVSAVAHVLDLVDLVLVMTVNPGFGGQSYIAAMEPKIQELRALLDARGLADTVNIEVDGGIGPATIAGAAAAGANVLIAGTALYRDELGLAHAVADLRARAVAAAAG comes from the coding sequence GTGTCGCTGCCGGTCCAGATCGCGCCTTCAGTTCTCACCGCCGACCTCGCCCGGCTGGGCGAGGAGATGGTCGCGCTCGAGGCGGCAGGGGTCGACCTCGTGCAGTGGGACGTGATGGACGGCCAGTTCGTGCCTAACCTCACGTTCGGCCCCGACGTCATCGCCGCCGCCCGCCGCCACACCACCGTGCCGTTCGAGGCGCACCTGATGGTGCTCACCCCCGACGTGCTCGCCGAGCGCTACGTCGAGGCCGGGTGCAGCCGGCTGATCGTGCACGCCGAGGCGTGCCCCCACCTGCACCGCACGCTCGGCAACGTCGCCTCGATGGGCGCCACGGCCGGCGTCGCGCTGAACCCGGCGACACCCGTCTCGGCCGTCGCCCACGTGCTCGACCTGGTCGATCTGGTGCTGGTGATGACCGTGAACCCCGGCTTCGGGGGCCAGTCCTACATCGCCGCGATGGAGCCGAAGATCCAAGAGCTGCGCGCGCTGCTCGACGCGAGGGGCCTCGCCGACACGGTCAACATCGAGGTCGACGGCGGCATCGGCCCCGCAACCATCGCCGGCGCTGCGGCGGCGGGTGCGAACGTGCTGATCGCCGGCACCGCGCTGTACCGCGACGAGCTGGGGCTGGCCCACGCGGTGGCCGACCTGCGCGCCCGCGCCGTTGCGGCCGCCGCCGGCTGA
- a CDS encoding 50S ribosome-binding GTPase, whose protein sequence is MTELLRFATAGSVDDGKSTLIGRLLLDAKQIFEDQLEQVEHASQSRGLDYVNLALLTDGLRAEREQGITIDVAYRYFATPHRKFIIADTPGHVQYTRNMVTGASTANCALVLVDARKGMTEQSRRHAVIASLLRVPHLVVCVNKMDLVDFEEGVFDEIRSMFGDFARKLTFTDVTFIPVSALHGDNVISHSPAMPWYHGPTLLWHLENLYVGSDANLIDPRFPVQYVIRPFDDDHHDYRGYAGTVAGGSFGVGDEVMALPSGLTASVVGIDTADGPVATAVEGMAVTLRLSAEIDISRGDLLCRPNNHPEMSQDLDAMVCWFSTKPLQPGGMYALKHTTRSARCRVGELLYRLDVNTLHREESDTLAMNDIGRIRFRSTTPLTFDAYQRNRTTGSFILVDEATNETVAGGMLIGAAP, encoded by the coding sequence ATGACCGAGCTGTTGCGATTCGCCACGGCAGGAAGCGTCGACGACGGCAAGTCCACCCTGATCGGACGCCTCTTGCTCGACGCGAAGCAGATCTTCGAGGACCAGCTCGAGCAGGTGGAGCATGCCTCGCAGAGCCGCGGCCTCGACTACGTGAACCTCGCGCTGCTCACCGACGGCCTACGCGCCGAGCGCGAGCAGGGGATCACCATCGACGTCGCGTACCGGTACTTCGCTACGCCCCACCGCAAGTTCATCATCGCCGACACCCCCGGCCACGTGCAGTACACGCGCAACATGGTCACCGGCGCGTCGACGGCCAACTGCGCGCTGGTGCTCGTCGATGCCCGCAAGGGGATGACCGAGCAGTCCCGGCGGCACGCGGTCATCGCCTCGCTGCTGCGGGTGCCCCACCTGGTGGTGTGTGTGAACAAGATGGACCTCGTCGACTTCGAAGAGGGCGTGTTCGACGAGATCCGCTCGATGTTCGGGGACTTCGCGCGGAAGCTGACGTTCACCGACGTCACGTTCATCCCCGTGAGCGCGCTGCACGGCGACAACGTCATCTCGCACTCACCCGCGATGCCGTGGTACCACGGCCCGACGCTGCTGTGGCACCTCGAGAACCTGTACGTCGGCAGCGACGCCAACCTGATCGACCCGCGCTTTCCCGTGCAGTACGTGATCCGCCCGTTCGACGACGACCACCACGACTACCGCGGCTACGCGGGCACCGTCGCCGGTGGGTCGTTCGGCGTCGGCGACGAGGTGATGGCACTGCCGAGCGGACTGACCGCGTCCGTCGTCGGGATCGACACCGCCGACGGCCCCGTCGCCACCGCCGTCGAGGGCATGGCCGTCACCTTGCGCCTCTCGGCCGAGATCGACATCTCCCGCGGTGACCTGCTCTGCCGGCCGAACAACCACCCGGAGATGAGCCAGGACCTCGACGCGATGGTGTGCTGGTTCTCCACCAAGCCGCTGCAACCCGGCGGCATGTACGCGCTGAAGCACACCACGCGCTCGGCCCGGTGCAGGGTCGGCGAGCTCCTCTACCGGCTCGACGTCAACACCTTGCACCGCGAAGAGTCCGACACCCTCGCGATGAACGACATCGGTCGCATCCGCTTCCGCTCGACCACTCCCCTCACGTTCGACGCGTATCAGCGCAATCGCACGACGGGCAGCTTCATCCTCGTCGACGAGGCCACGAACGAGACCGTCGCCGGCGGAATGCTCATCGGCGCGGCACCGTGA
- a CDS encoding NAD(P)H-dependent oxidoreductase produces the protein MRVLVVYCHPDPGSFTAAVRDRVLCGLAAGGHEVRLTDLYADGFEPAMTAAERAAHRDPPEAKSAVAAYAADLQWCEALVLVYPTWWSGQPAMLKGWIDRVWVSGVAWHLPPGSSRIRPLLRNIDRIVAVTTHGSPKRINALEGEGGKRVVTRALRVLCHPLTRTRWIALYGLDTASFERRTAFLDRVERRLRRP, from the coding sequence GTGAGGGTGCTCGTCGTCTACTGCCACCCGGATCCGGGTTCGTTCACGGCGGCGGTGCGTGACCGGGTGCTCTGCGGTCTCGCCGCCGGCGGCCACGAGGTGCGCCTCACCGACCTGTACGCCGACGGCTTCGAGCCGGCGATGACGGCCGCCGAGCGCGCCGCGCACCGCGACCCTCCCGAGGCGAAGTCCGCCGTAGCCGCGTATGCCGCCGACCTGCAGTGGTGCGAGGCGCTCGTGCTCGTCTACCCCACCTGGTGGTCCGGCCAGCCGGCGATGCTGAAGGGCTGGATCGACAGGGTGTGGGTGAGCGGCGTCGCCTGGCACTTACCGCCGGGCAGCTCGCGCATCCGCCCTCTGCTGCGCAACATCGACCGCATCGTGGCGGTCACCACGCACGGATCACCGAAGCGGATCAACGCGCTCGAGGGCGAGGGCGGCAAGCGCGTCGTCACCCGCGCCTTGCGCGTGCTCTGCCATCCACTTACACGCACCAGGTGGATCGCGCTCTACGGCCTCGACACCGCGTCGTTCGAACGGCGCACTGCTTTCCTCGACCGCGTGGAGCGCCGCCTCAGGCGACCGTGA
- the cysC gene encoding adenylyl-sulfate kinase produces MTSDRSPDVTWHASALAPEVRAGATGGPGATVWLTGLSGSGKSTLAFAVEDALVRSGRAAYVLDGDNLRHGLNGDLGFSDEDRDENVRRVGEVARLMADAGLVVLVPVISPFRAGRARARRIHELAGHRFVEVFVDTPLAECERRDPKGLYARARRGELEGMTGIDSPYEPPQRPELHLTPVTPFDQQVEQLIAALAR; encoded by the coding sequence ATGACCTCCGATCGGTCCCCCGACGTCACCTGGCACGCGAGCGCGCTCGCTCCCGAGGTGCGGGCCGGCGCGACCGGTGGGCCTGGAGCAACCGTGTGGCTGACCGGGCTGTCGGGGTCGGGCAAGTCGACGCTCGCCTTCGCGGTGGAAGACGCCCTCGTGCGCTCCGGGCGCGCCGCGTACGTGCTCGACGGCGACAACCTGCGCCACGGCTTGAACGGCGACCTCGGCTTCTCCGATGAGGACCGTGACGAGAACGTGCGGCGCGTAGGCGAGGTGGCGCGGCTGATGGCCGACGCGGGGCTGGTCGTGCTCGTGCCCGTGATCAGCCCGTTCCGGGCCGGACGCGCGCGGGCCCGCCGAATCCACGAGCTGGCCGGACATCGCTTCGTCGAGGTGTTCGTCGACACCCCGCTCGCCGAATGCGAGCGACGCGACCCGAAGGGGCTCTACGCGCGGGCCCGGCGCGGCGAGTTGGAGGGCATGACCGGGATCGATTCCCCGTACGAGCCCCCGCAGCGGCCCGAGCTGCATCTCACCCCCGTGACACCGTTCGACCAACAGGTCGAGCAGCTGATCGCCGCGCTCGCCCGCTGA
- a CDS encoding pseudouridine-5'-phosphate glycosidase encodes MLQPVVSTEVAVALADRRPVVALESTIFSHLGLPSPHNAAALDRCQGAIRAGGAVPAVTAVVDGVARVGLEPGEEARILGPARKAAERDLAVAVAQRWDLGATTVSASVALAAAAGVSVFATGGIGGVHREAEVTGDISADLDALANHPVVTVCAGAKAFLDLPRTLEYLETAGVPVLGWRHDWFPAFYTRSSGLAVPHRVETATEVAAVLAARARPRTGVLLTVPIPDGDELDAAELEAVLADALAACAREAITGAAVTPYVLGRIAAATAGRSVPANLALAENNARVAADVAVALCAR; translated from the coding sequence ATGTTGCAGCCCGTCGTCTCGACCGAGGTGGCCGTAGCGCTCGCCGATCGACGACCCGTGGTCGCGCTGGAATCGACGATCTTCTCGCACCTCGGCCTGCCCAGCCCGCACAACGCCGCGGCGCTCGACCGCTGCCAAGGCGCGATCCGCGCCGGTGGCGCCGTCCCGGCGGTGACGGCCGTGGTCGACGGCGTGGCGCGCGTCGGGTTGGAGCCCGGCGAGGAGGCGCGGATCCTCGGCCCCGCCCGCAAGGCGGCCGAACGTGACCTGGCCGTGGCCGTGGCCCAGCGGTGGGATCTCGGCGCGACCACCGTTTCGGCCTCCGTCGCTCTCGCCGCGGCCGCAGGGGTGTCGGTGTTCGCCACCGGCGGGATCGGCGGTGTGCACCGCGAGGCCGAGGTGACCGGTGACATCTCGGCTGACCTCGACGCGCTGGCCAACCATCCCGTGGTGACGGTGTGCGCCGGAGCCAAGGCTTTCTTGGACCTGCCGCGCACCCTCGAGTACCTGGAGACCGCGGGGGTGCCGGTGCTCGGCTGGCGCCACGACTGGTTCCCGGCCTTCTACACGCGTTCGTCCGGGCTGGCGGTACCCCACCGGGTGGAGACCGCCACCGAGGTCGCCGCGGTGCTGGCCGCCCGCGCCCGACCGCGCACGGGGGTGCTGCTGACCGTGCCGATCCCCGATGGCGACGAGCTGGACGCCGCCGAGCTGGAGGCGGTGCTCGCCGACGCCCTCGCCGCCTGCGCGAGGGAGGCGATCACCGGCGCCGCGGTGACGCCGTACGTGCTCGGTCGCATCGCCGCGGCGACCGCGGGGCGCAGCGTGCCGGCCAACCTCGCGCTGGCGGAGAACAACGCTCGCGTGGCGGCCGACGTGGCCGTCGCGTTGTGCGCCCGCTGA
- the rplS gene encoding 50S ribosomal protein L19: protein MKTTDIVDLQNLREDIPDFRPGDELKVHVRVVESGKERVQIFQGNVIAIQGSGVAETYTVRKLSYGVGVERTFPKHSPIVAKVEVVKRGDVRRAKLYYLRDRVGKAARVKEKRES, encoded by the coding sequence ATGAAGACCACCGACATCGTCGACCTGCAGAACCTTCGCGAGGACATCCCCGACTTCCGCCCTGGTGACGAGCTGAAGGTCCACGTCCGGGTGGTCGAGAGCGGCAAGGAGCGGGTCCAGATCTTCCAGGGCAACGTCATCGCCATCCAGGGCTCGGGCGTAGCCGAGACCTACACCGTGCGCAAGCTCAGCTACGGCGTCGGGGTCGAGCGAACGTTTCCCAAGCACAGCCCGATCGTGGCCAAGGTCGAGGTCGTGAAGCGCGGCGACGTGCGCCGGGCCAAGCTGTACTACCTGCGCGATCGCGTCGGTAAGGCCGCCCGCGTCAAGGAAAAGCGCGAGAGCTGA
- the cysD gene encoding sulfate adenylyltransferase subunit CysD, translated as MTSPSAIARSHLDQLEDESIFIFREVAAEFERPVLLFSGGKDSAVMLHLARKAFLPARIPFPVMHVDTGHNFAEVYEYRDEMVEQYGVRLVVASVQDSIDRGRVTEESGPRASRNRLQSVTLLDAINDNQFDAVFGGGRRDEEKARAKERVYSFRDEFGQWDPKNQRPELWSLYNGRHRKGEHIRVFPISNWTELDVWQYIQREPVPLPSIYYAHRRPVFRRDGLLYAHTEFIQLIPGEELEDRVVRFRTVGDATCTAAVESMAATVEEVIAEVAAARITERGATRADDRISEAGMEDRKREGYF; from the coding sequence ATGACCTCGCCTTCCGCCATCGCCCGCAGCCACCTCGACCAGCTCGAGGACGAGAGCATCTTCATCTTCCGCGAGGTCGCCGCCGAGTTCGAGCGGCCGGTGCTGCTGTTCAGCGGCGGCAAGGACTCCGCGGTGATGCTCCACCTCGCCCGCAAGGCGTTCCTGCCCGCCCGCATCCCGTTCCCCGTCATGCACGTGGATACCGGGCACAACTTCGCCGAGGTGTACGAGTACCGCGACGAGATGGTGGAGCAGTACGGCGTGCGCCTCGTCGTCGCTTCGGTGCAGGACTCGATCGATCGGGGCAGGGTCACCGAGGAGTCGGGCCCGCGGGCCAGCCGCAACAGGCTCCAGTCGGTGACGCTGCTCGACGCGATCAACGACAACCAGTTCGACGCCGTGTTCGGCGGTGGCCGGCGCGACGAGGAGAAGGCACGGGCGAAAGAGCGCGTGTACAGCTTCCGCGACGAGTTCGGCCAGTGGGACCCGAAGAACCAGCGGCCCGAGCTGTGGAGCCTGTACAACGGCCGCCACCGCAAGGGCGAGCACATCCGCGTCTTCCCGATCAGCAACTGGACCGAGCTCGACGTGTGGCAGTACATCCAGCGGGAGCCGGTTCCGTTGCCGTCCATCTACTACGCCCACCGCCGCCCGGTGTTCCGCCGTGACGGCCTGCTGTACGCGCACACCGAGTTCATCCAGCTCATCCCGGGCGAGGAACTGGAAGACCGCGTGGTGCGGTTCCGCACGGTCGGCGACGCCACCTGCACCGCCGCGGTCGAGTCGATGGCGGCGACGGTGGAAGAAGTGATCGCCGAGGTCGCGGCGGCCCGCATCACCGAACGCGGCGCCACTCGCGCCGACGACCGGATCAGCGAAGCAGGCATGGAGGACCGCAAGCGGGAGGGCTACTTCTGA
- a CDS encoding DUF2469 family protein, with translation MTPDDLEQFEAERELQLAQEYQDVAGMFRYAVETERRFYLANSVELHLRGDGARPLVEVELTDAWVWDMYRKARFVPKVRVLTFKDVNVEELANPELDL, from the coding sequence GTGACACCTGACGATCTCGAGCAGTTCGAGGCCGAACGAGAGCTGCAACTCGCCCAGGAGTACCAAGACGTCGCCGGCATGTTCCGGTACGCGGTCGAGACCGAGCGCCGCTTCTATCTCGCCAACTCGGTCGAGCTGCACCTGCGTGGCGACGGTGCCCGGCCCCTCGTCGAGGTCGAGCTCACTGATGCCTGGGTGTGGGACATGTACCGCAAGGCGCGCTTCGTGCCGAAGGTGCGGGTGCTCACGTTCAAAGACGTCAACGTCGAGGAACTGGCGAACCCCGAGCTCGACCTCTGA
- a CDS encoding enoyl-CoA hydratase: protein MQTIDVARADGIVTITLDAPAKKNAISALMWDELYATLREVQPSSTDRVVVITGAGGEFCSGADLWDRGGEARHTHQLSSMRAITEVALALARLPQPTIAKVRGVAVGAGCNLALGCDLVVAGETARFSEIFTRRGLSLDFGGSWILPRRVGLHRAKELAFFADIIDAAEADRIGLVNRVVPDAELDEFVDAWARRLAALPPIALAQNKRMLNNSMSLSLEQALEDEGAAQTVNFGTRDTVEAISSFVDKREPTYEGR from the coding sequence ATGCAGACAATCGACGTGGCTCGTGCGGACGGCATCGTCACCATCACCCTCGACGCCCCGGCGAAGAAGAACGCGATCAGCGCTCTGATGTGGGACGAGCTGTACGCGACGTTGCGTGAGGTGCAGCCGAGCAGCACGGATCGCGTGGTCGTGATCACCGGCGCGGGTGGCGAGTTCTGCTCCGGGGCCGACCTGTGGGACAGGGGAGGCGAGGCGCGCCACACGCACCAGCTCAGCTCGATGCGCGCGATCACCGAGGTGGCCTTGGCGCTCGCCCGCCTGCCCCAGCCCACCATCGCGAAGGTGCGCGGCGTCGCCGTCGGCGCCGGCTGCAACCTGGCGCTCGGCTGCGACCTGGTGGTCGCCGGCGAGACGGCACGGTTCTCGGAGATCTTCACCCGCCGCGGGTTGTCGCTCGACTTCGGCGGGAGCTGGATCCTGCCAAGGCGCGTGGGGCTGCACCGCGCGAAGGAGCTCGCCTTCTTCGCCGACATCATCGACGCCGCCGAGGCCGACCGGATCGGGCTCGTCAACCGGGTGGTTCCCGACGCCGAGCTCGACGAGTTCGTCGACGCGTGGGCCCGCCGGCTGGCCGCCTTGCCGCCGATCGCCCTCGCCCAGAACAAACGGATGCTCAACAACTCGATGAGCCTCAGCCTGGAGCAGGCGCTCGAAGACGAAGGCGCGGCGCAGACGGTCAACTTCGGCACCAGGGACACCGTCGAGGCGATCTCCTCCTTCGTCGACAAGCGGGAGCCCACCTACGAGGGCCGCTAG
- a CDS encoding sterol desaturase family protein, which produces MVDLAVAVTPLYFASMAWERLALQRRAARLGPSAADYTGPDTATSLGMGVLSLTTPITAALVAATAPRRAKRGALGWAVVGVAASAATAATIADRVVRRADVEPEADRGRVERARKVAEVGGVVALAAGGVALCGAAATATSAKRMWRKGGHRRDLGNGALAWSVAMVGWDLGYYWNHRLMHEVRALWAIHVPHHSSEHYNLSTALRQPVAGAFGVWVPYGAMARFGVRPNIIGVSHGLNLIYQYWIHTDMIRSLGRAEAVLNTPSHHRVHHGSNRRYIDRNHAGILIVWDKLFGTFQREMPIADPVVYGLTKNVGTYNLWTVSTHEYRDIARDVARSKTWRDRVGFVVRSPGWAISRRAELDELDRLDARDSLQPATV; this is translated from the coding sequence ATGGTGGACCTGGCCGTCGCCGTCACGCCGCTCTACTTCGCCTCGATGGCGTGGGAGCGCCTGGCCCTGCAGCGCCGCGCCGCTCGGCTGGGGCCGAGCGCGGCCGACTACACCGGCCCCGACACCGCCACCAGCCTGGGCATGGGTGTGCTAAGCCTGACCACACCGATCACCGCCGCGCTCGTCGCCGCGACTGCACCGCGACGCGCGAAGCGCGGTGCGCTCGGATGGGCAGTCGTCGGGGTCGCCGCATCGGCGGCCACGGCGGCCACCATCGCCGACCGCGTCGTTCGCCGCGCGGATGTGGAGCCCGAGGCCGATCGCGGCCGCGTCGAGCGCGCGCGGAAGGTGGCCGAGGTGGGTGGGGTGGTCGCGCTGGCTGCCGGAGGCGTAGCGCTCTGCGGCGCGGCCGCCACCGCCACGAGTGCGAAGCGGATGTGGCGCAAGGGCGGTCACCGGCGCGACCTCGGCAACGGGGCGCTGGCTTGGTCCGTCGCGATGGTCGGGTGGGACCTCGGCTACTACTGGAACCACCGCCTGATGCACGAGGTGCGTGCGCTCTGGGCGATCCACGTGCCGCACCACTCGAGCGAGCACTACAACCTGTCCACCGCGCTGCGCCAACCAGTCGCCGGGGCGTTCGGCGTGTGGGTGCCGTACGGGGCGATGGCCCGCTTCGGTGTGCGGCCGAACATCATCGGCGTCTCGCACGGTCTCAACCTGATCTACCAGTACTGGATCCACACCGACATGATCCGTTCGCTCGGGCGGGCAGAGGCCGTGCTCAACACCCCGTCGCACCACCGCGTGCACCATGGCAGCAACCGCCGCTACATCGACCGCAACCATGCCGGCATCCTCATCGTGTGGGACAAGCTGTTCGGCACGTTCCAACGCGAGATGCCGATCGCCGACCCGGTGGTGTACGGGCTCACCAAGAACGTCGGCACCTACAACCTGTGGACCGTCAGCACCCACGAGTACCGCGACATCGCCCGTGACGTGGCCCGCAGCAAGACATGGCGCGATCGGGTGGGGTTCGTGGTGCGCAGCCCGGGTTGGGCGATCAGCCGGCGTGCCGAGCTCGACGAGCTCGACCGGCTCGACGCCCGCGACTCCCTCCAACCCGCCACGGTGTGA